Part of the Bacillus andreraoultii genome is shown below.
TGGACAGTTGAAAGAAACGATGAGAAGACAATCCAATTTATTTTCGGATCTGTTCGCTTTAAGAGGACGCTTATGCATGATGTTAATGGAAATCCACACTATCCCTTAGATGAGTGGCTAGGGTTCATAAAACATCAAAGGTATAGCCCTCTGGTGGAAGTAAAGGTAGCTGAATTAGCAAGTGAAAATACATACCGTGAATCTGCACGTATTTTAAAAGAATGGTCGGCTGTAAATGTTAGCCATACAACAGTCGGTAATATTGTGAAAAAGGTTGGAGAGGCCCAAGCAAAGGCTGACCAAGAAATGGTGGATGAACTTGAAGAATCGGCATCGTTGCCAGAAGGAAAGAAAGTTGATTTTTTATATGCAGAAGCTGATGGTGTATTTGTTCGGGGGACAGAAAGAAAAAAACAGATGGAAGTTTGCCACGGGATTATTTATGAGGGATGGAATAAAAATGGCAAGCGCGTCTCTTTGAGAAACCAAAAGGTAATTATGACAACCCAGCCAACAAACACGTTTTGGAAGGAATTTCAGGCCTTTTCTGCCAATGAATATTCGATAGAAAATACACATGTAATTACGAATAGTGACGGGGGCAGAGGATATACAGCTGAGAAGTTCCAAGAGGCTTTTTCACAGTCGAAACACCAAGTATTAAATCAATTAGACTCGTATCACATAGGTGAAGCCTTAAACCGAGCTTTAGGCTGGAAAAAGAATAAATTCAAGGGGTCTATTCAACAAGCTTTATCAGACCATGATAAAAAGGCCTTTTCATTATATTTGGATACATTTGAAAGTATGCTAACCGACGAAAAAGAGATAAAAAAAGTAAATGATTTTCGAGGTTATATTTTGAATAATTGGGATCGGATTTTTGATTGGCGAGATAAAGTGAAAAGTCATCCAAAAGATGCGCGTGGGTTAGGTGGAATGGAGTCGAATCAACGCCGTATTTCTTTCAGGATGAAGAAAAGAGGTATGCATTGGAGTAAAGAAGGTGCGGAGGCCATGGTAAAAGTAAAACAAGGGATAATCAACGGAACTTTGCGAGACGTATATTTAAAGGCACAAGGACGAAGTGAAAGAAAGCATCGTGAAGTGAAAAGAACCATTCGTATGTCTCAAGTATTACGCCAGCCTACACAACCTTCTATCGGTGTAAAAAACGGTAGTATAAGCTTGTACGTCGCCCACTCAACAGCGACAGGGAAATTATTAAAATGTTTTCGGTAATAGAAGTACCCTAGAATAATTTGTTTGGTTCTTGTTTTTTAGAACCGAACAAATTATTCTAGGCCAGCAAGCGTTAGCGCGGTAGCTGAAATAGCTGTACAAAAATAGAGTGCCTGAAGTATTGGTGTAAAAACAAGACCGAGAAACTCTTGACACATACATGATGAGGTCTTTTCTTTTAAAATAGGAGTGATTGCTGTAACATGATTTTACAAAAGGATCCATTATGCAACAGATGTTTATTTTTGCAGGACCAATCTTATTAACAAATTTATGAATTAGCCGAGAACACTCGTTACTTTAGTGACGAATAGTTCAATTTAAATGGAATTGTTCGTGCTGCTGGTGCGATGTATCAAGTTCTCGTATTAAATATTCTTTCGTTTTGGCTTTTACGCTACCCGTTAACCGCAATTTGTTCTAGTTGGACTGGCCAAAATGGAATTGCCCTCGGAATGGGAATTAGTTTTGTCATTAGTAATATTTTCGCATTTTCCTATTTTATCGATGGGGTGGTTGGAGACGAGTAAAATTATTTTCAAACGAATCAGTTGAGAATGAATAAGCATTAGTCGAAAAACGCTAATAGGTTTCATTACCATTAGCGTTTTTCGCATTTCTTAATGAATCTCGACAACAATCTTTTTTACGTTAATACGTTAAAAAATATTTTAAAAAATAATTGCAAATAGAGTGAATTCAAGAGATAATAAGATTTATAGAAATTTTTTCTAGTAAAAAATAGGAGATGTCGGAAATGAAAGTTGTTAAATTTGGCGGTACGTCTGTTGCTTCAGCACAGCAAATAAAAAAAGTATT
Proteins encoded:
- a CDS encoding ISLre2 family transposase, yielding MDKIISRIYGLIKETNNLIEFEEQLQILMYETFASLVGDVFTNINQVIKENKQTENWTVERNDEKTIQFIFGSVRFKRTLMHDVNGNPHYPLDEWLGFIKHQRYSPLVEVKVAELASENTYRESARILKEWSAVNVSHTTVGNIVKKVGEAQAKADQEMVDELEESASLPEGKKVDFLYAEADGVFVRGTERKKQMEVCHGIIYEGWNKNGKRVSLRNQKVIMTTQPTNTFWKEFQAFSANEYSIENTHVITNSDGGRGYTAEKFQEAFSQSKHQVLNQLDSYHIGEALNRALGWKKNKFKGSIQQALSDHDKKAFSLYLDTFESMLTDEKEIKKVNDFRGYILNNWDRIFDWRDKVKSHPKDARGLGGMESNQRRISFRMKKRGMHWSKEGAEAMVKVKQGIINGTLRDVYLKAQGRSERKHREVKRTIRMSQVLRQPTQPSIGVKNGSISLYVAHSTATGKLLKCFR